From Spartinivicinus ruber, the proteins below share one genomic window:
- the iolE gene encoding myo-inosose-2 dehydratase, with protein MAVKIGINPLTWTNDDMPALGAETPLEVCLAEGKQAGYSGFELGNKFPRDPAVLGPILDKHALHLVSGWYSGQLMTRSVEEEIEAIQPHLQLLKALGAQVMVFAEVTGCIHGKKDMPLTRRPVLAKADWQPYAERLTQLADYTLSEGVQIAYHHHMGTIIETESEIDQLIMLTGKSVGLLLDTGHLVYAGGDPLVTIKRHIGRVCHIHCKDIRPEILQWAKNTDSSFLNAVLQGVFTVPGDGCVDYPNILQLLKMHNYTGWLVVEAEQDPAVARPLTYAKMGYQYLSEQVSIAGLELAG; from the coding sequence ATGGCAGTAAAAATTGGAATTAATCCGCTTACCTGGACTAACGATGATATGCCAGCACTTGGGGCAGAAACACCACTGGAGGTTTGTTTAGCGGAAGGAAAACAAGCAGGATATAGTGGGTTTGAGTTAGGCAATAAATTTCCTAGAGACCCTGCCGTATTGGGACCTATTCTAGATAAGCATGCTTTACATCTGGTGTCGGGTTGGTACAGTGGTCAGTTAATGACTAGAAGTGTCGAGGAGGAAATTGAGGCTATCCAGCCTCACTTACAATTATTAAAAGCGCTTGGTGCTCAAGTAATGGTATTTGCTGAAGTGACAGGATGCATTCATGGTAAAAAAGATATGCCTTTAACTCGTCGCCCTGTTTTAGCTAAAGCAGATTGGCAGCCTTATGCCGAGCGATTAACTCAATTAGCTGATTATACACTGAGTGAAGGAGTTCAAATTGCTTATCACCATCATATGGGAACGATCATTGAAACAGAATCTGAAATCGACCAGTTAATCATGCTAACAGGAAAGTCGGTAGGGCTACTGTTAGATACTGGACACCTGGTTTATGCTGGTGGTGATCCATTGGTAACTATAAAGCGACATATTGGGCGTGTTTGCCATATACATTGTAAAGATATCCGCCCAGAAATTCTACAGTGGGCAAAAAATACTGATAGCAGTTTTTTAAATGCGGTATTACAAGGTGTATTTACAGTACCTGGTGATGGTTGTGTTGACTATCCCAATATTTTGCAACTACTAAAAATGCATAATTATACTGGATGGTTAGTGGTAGAGGCAGAGCAGGACCCAGCAGTAGCTCGCCCTCTAACTTATGCAAAGATGGGCTATCAATATTTGTCTGAACAGGTGTCAATAGCTGGACTTGAACTCGCCGGTTAA
- the iolD gene encoding 3D-(3,5/4)-trihydroxycyclohexane-1,2-dione acylhydrolase (decyclizing), which yields MNTVRLTMAQALVKYLAAQLVDIDGNKLPLFEGVFAIFGHGNVAGIGEALFHVQDQLPTYRAHNEQGMAHAAIAFAKANNRRRMMACTTSIGPGATNMVTAAALAHVNRLPVLFLPGDTFASRIPDPVLQQIENFADSTITANDCFKPVSRYFDRITRPEQIISSLPMAIATLTDPANCGPVTIALPQDVQAMSYNFPERFFEPKVHHVFRQPPDQRQLMDVIAAIEKSEKPIIIAGGGVHYSEAVNELMSFAEKLNIPVTETQAGKGALLWNHPNQLGSVGVTGSQAANVMVAQADLIIAVGTRLQDFTTSSRTLVKDTQQLVQINVAQFDVIKHNALPLVADAKLALQQLLYCLLEKNKHEKEAKYQVSKDWLSTTQANMAEWNKVVEEKTLATNEALPTDAQVLGAVNRTIDPNDVVVCAAGGLPGELHKLWKTRDARGYHVEYGFSCMGYEIAGGLGVKMACPDRDVVVMVGDGSYMMLNSEIATSVMLGKKLIIVVLDNRGFGCINRLQQACGGAPFNNLLTDCKTIEEGAPVIDFAAHARAMGAFAEHIQGIVELEAALKRAKQSNRTYVISLNTDPVHTTSEGGSWWDVAVPEISQRKEVTEARVKYEEAKKQQPY from the coding sequence ATGAATACAGTTCGGCTAACTATGGCTCAGGCCTTAGTTAAATATCTTGCTGCTCAATTGGTTGACATTGATGGAAATAAACTGCCGTTGTTTGAAGGCGTGTTTGCTATTTTTGGCCATGGAAATGTGGCAGGAATAGGAGAAGCTTTATTTCATGTTCAAGATCAATTACCGACGTATAGAGCGCATAATGAGCAAGGTATGGCTCATGCAGCTATTGCGTTTGCTAAAGCCAATAATCGTCGCCGAATGATGGCTTGTACTACTTCCATTGGCCCTGGGGCGACTAATATGGTGACGGCAGCAGCATTAGCCCATGTTAATCGATTGCCAGTTTTATTTTTGCCTGGTGATACTTTTGCTAGTCGAATACCTGACCCGGTGTTACAACAAATAGAGAATTTTGCAGACTCGACTATAACAGCAAATGATTGTTTTAAGCCAGTTTCTCGGTATTTTGATCGAATTACCCGGCCAGAACAAATTATTTCTAGCTTACCAATGGCTATTGCAACATTAACTGACCCTGCTAACTGTGGTCCAGTTACTATAGCATTGCCACAAGATGTGCAGGCAATGAGTTATAATTTTCCTGAACGTTTTTTTGAGCCAAAGGTTCATCATGTATTTCGCCAGCCTCCTGATCAACGACAGTTGATGGATGTGATTGCAGCAATCGAAAAATCAGAAAAACCAATTATTATCGCTGGCGGAGGGGTACATTATTCGGAAGCAGTTAACGAGTTAATGTCATTTGCTGAGAAGTTAAATATTCCTGTAACTGAAACGCAGGCAGGTAAAGGAGCTTTACTTTGGAATCATCCAAATCAGCTTGGCAGTGTTGGGGTAACGGGTAGTCAGGCAGCTAATGTGATGGTTGCACAGGCAGATTTAATCATTGCAGTAGGCACTCGATTACAAGACTTTACCACCAGCTCACGCACTTTGGTGAAAGATACTCAACAGTTGGTACAAATTAATGTGGCACAGTTTGATGTGATCAAACATAATGCATTACCCTTAGTTGCTGATGCAAAATTAGCATTACAACAATTGTTGTATTGTTTATTGGAAAAAAATAAACACGAAAAAGAAGCTAAGTATCAAGTAAGCAAGGACTGGCTATCTACAACTCAAGCTAATATGGCTGAATGGAATAAAGTAGTTGAAGAAAAAACATTAGCTACTAATGAGGCATTACCCACTGATGCACAAGTGCTTGGTGCAGTAAACCGAACTATAGACCCTAACGATGTAGTGGTATGTGCTGCTGGAGGCTTACCTGGTGAGTTACACAAGTTATGGAAAACAAGAGATGCAAGAGGCTATCACGTGGAATATGGGTTTTCCTGTATGGGCTATGAAATTGCCGGTGGTTTAGGGGTAAAAATGGCCTGCCCAGATAGGGACGTGGTGGTGATGGTAGGAGATGGCAGTTATATGATGCTTAATTCAGAAATTGCTACCTCAGTTATGTTAGGGAAAAAACTGATTATTGTTGTATTGGATAACAGAGGTTTCGGTTGTATTAATCGCTTGCAACAAGCTTGCGGCGGCGCTCCGTTTAATAATTTATTAACAGATTGCAAAACTATAGAGGAAGGTGCTCCTGTGATTGATTTTGCAGCCCATGCACGGGCCATGGGAGCATTTGCTGAACATATTCAAGGAATAGTGGAATTAGAAGCGGCATTAAAGCGAGCAAAACAATCCAATAGGACTTATGTAATTAGCTTGAATACTGACCCAGTGCATACGACAAGTGAAGGTGGCTCTTGGTGGGATGTTGCTGTACCAGAAATTTCTCAACGAAAGGAGGTCACAGAAGCGCGGGTTAAGTATGAAGAAGCAAAGAAGCAACAACCCTATTAA